The Allocatelliglobosispora scoriae genome contains a region encoding:
- a CDS encoding amidohydrolase, with protein sequence MIPADRLDTLHELYRDLHEHPELSFAETRTAAIAARELHRIGFEVTEGVGRTGVVGVLRNGAGPTVLLRADFDALPVAERTGLPYASRARGIDPDGNDIPVMHACGHDVHLTCLLGALEVLASDRDTWRGTILAVCQPAEELGAGAQAMIDDGLFERFGRPDIVLGQHVAPAPAGMLGIHPGPAFAATDSLRVVLHRRGGHGSRPETTVDPVVMAAYAVTRLQTVVSREVAGGETAVVTVGSLVSGTKDNIIPDDAVLQINVRTYTPAVRDRVLTGIRRILEAAFADHFGAGRILSPGPVTGSEDCGLFATAAGVPCCYWLFGGLDPALFADGIEAGMARAPANHSPLFAPVVEPTISVGVEAMVIAAHTWLADFR encoded by the coding sequence ATGATCCCAGCCGATCGCCTCGACACCCTGCACGAGCTCTACCGCGACCTGCACGAGCACCCCGAGCTCTCCTTCGCCGAGACGCGGACCGCCGCGATCGCGGCCCGCGAGCTGCACCGCATCGGCTTCGAGGTGACCGAGGGCGTCGGGCGGACCGGCGTCGTCGGGGTTCTGCGCAACGGCGCGGGCCCCACCGTCCTGCTGCGGGCCGACTTCGACGCGCTGCCGGTCGCCGAACGCACCGGACTGCCCTACGCGAGCCGGGCCCGAGGCATCGATCCCGACGGCAACGACATACCGGTCATGCACGCCTGCGGGCACGACGTCCACCTGACCTGCCTGCTCGGCGCCCTGGAGGTGCTGGCGTCGGACCGGGACACGTGGCGTGGCACGATCCTGGCGGTCTGCCAGCCGGCCGAGGAGCTCGGCGCCGGAGCGCAGGCGATGATCGACGACGGACTCTTCGAACGGTTCGGACGGCCCGACATCGTGCTCGGGCAGCACGTCGCCCCCGCGCCCGCCGGCATGCTCGGCATCCACCCCGGGCCGGCGTTCGCCGCCACCGACAGCCTGCGCGTCGTCCTGCATAGACGCGGCGGTCACGGCTCCCGCCCCGAGACCACGGTGGACCCCGTGGTGATGGCCGCATACGCGGTCACCCGGCTGCAGACCGTCGTCTCCCGCGAGGTCGCCGGCGGCGAGACCGCCGTCGTCACCGTCGGCTCCCTCGTCAGCGGCACCAAGGACAACATCATCCCCGACGACGCCGTGCTGCAGATCAACGTCAGGACCTACACCCCGGCGGTACGCGACCGGGTGCTCACCGGCATCCGCCGCATCCTCGAGGCGGCGTTCGCCGACCACTTCGGTGCCGGTCGAATCCTGTCCCCGGGACCGGTCACCGGCAGCGAGGACTGCGGCCTCTTCGCGACCGCCGCCGGTGTGCCGTGCTGCTACTGGCTGTTCGGCGGCCTGGATCCCGCGCTCTTCGCCGACGGCATCGAGGCCGGAATGGCCCGGGCGCCCGCCAACCACTCACCGCTGTTCGCACCCGTCGTCGAACCGACGATCTCCGTTGGCGTGGAAGCGATGGTGATCGCCGCGCACACCTGGCTCGCCGACTTCCGCTAG
- a CDS encoding nitroreductase family deazaflavin-dependent oxidoreductase: MLYGEEHVRRYIETDGQEGHEWRPGVPALLLTTTGRKSGKHYVTPLIYQSDGDATLVVASKGGADAPPEWFRNLQANPDVEVQIWGEKFPARARVATPEEKPAMWQKMASVWPAYDDYQKKTDREIPVVVLDRV; encoded by the coding sequence ATGCTCTATGGCGAGGAACATGTGCGTCGTTACATCGAGACCGACGGCCAGGAAGGTCACGAGTGGCGGCCCGGCGTGCCGGCGCTGCTGCTGACGACGACGGGCCGCAAGTCCGGCAAGCACTACGTCACACCGCTCATCTACCAGAGCGACGGTGACGCCACCCTGGTGGTCGCGTCCAAGGGCGGTGCCGACGCGCCGCCGGAGTGGTTCCGCAACCTGCAGGCCAATCCCGACGTCGAGGTGCAGATCTGGGGCGAGAAGTTCCCGGCCCGGGCCCGCGTCGCGACGCCGGAGGAGAAGCCCGCGATGTGGCAGAAGATGGCGTCGGTGTGGCCGGCCTACGACGACTACCAGAAGAAGACCGATCGGGAGATCCCGGTCGTCGTGCTCGACCGGGTCTGA
- a CDS encoding molybdopterin molybdotransferase MoeA, translating into MPIALTSASVPIAPARHDLPWRRARELAAAAAGPLAAEQVTLGAAIGRVLAVELRSAVTLPGGDTAAMDGYAVAGPPPWQVTGQVLPGQPATSPLLPGTAWEIATGALVPPGTESVVMYESCERIAGLVTAPLRPKRHIRTAGEDLRPGDLLAERGRQVTAALIGLAAHAGLDTIAVRARPRVRVLITGDEVVGHGLPALGQVRDALGPLLTALVEDAGATVAGVHHLADGAEQLRRALLAEADLVLVTGSSSKGASDHLHAVLDGLGAQLLVDGVACKPGHPQILARFGPRWVAGLPGNPYAALIGWLTVAQPLLAAMLGRAPSPARVLPVTGNVQALDEAVRLVPVRCHGDGATVVAGARPASLLAAAGADAIAVIEPQWKPGGPAELLPLG; encoded by the coding sequence ATGCCCATCGCCTTGACCAGCGCCTCCGTCCCCATCGCACCCGCACGGCACGACCTGCCCTGGCGGCGGGCGCGCGAGCTCGCGGCCGCCGCCGCGGGCCCGCTCGCGGCGGAGCAGGTCACGCTCGGCGCGGCGATCGGCCGGGTGCTCGCCGTCGAGCTCCGCTCGGCCGTCACCCTCCCCGGCGGGGACACGGCGGCCATGGACGGGTACGCCGTAGCCGGTCCCCCGCCGTGGCAGGTCACCGGCCAGGTGCTCCCCGGGCAGCCCGCGACCTCCCCGCTGCTCCCCGGCACCGCATGGGAGATCGCCACCGGGGCACTCGTCCCGCCGGGCACCGAGTCCGTCGTCATGTACGAGTCCTGTGAGCGGATCGCCGGCCTCGTCACCGCGCCGCTGCGACCCAAACGCCACATCCGCACGGCAGGCGAGGACCTGCGCCCCGGCGACCTGCTCGCCGAGCGCGGACGGCAGGTGACGGCGGCGCTGATCGGGCTCGCCGCCCACGCCGGGCTGGACACGATCGCGGTCCGCGCCCGCCCCCGCGTCCGGGTGCTGATCACCGGCGACGAGGTGGTCGGGCACGGGCTCCCCGCTCTCGGGCAGGTACGCGACGCGCTGGGCCCGTTGCTGACCGCCCTCGTCGAGGATGCCGGTGCCACCGTGGCCGGAGTGCACCACCTCGCCGACGGCGCCGAGCAGCTGCGCCGGGCGCTGCTCGCCGAGGCCGACCTCGTGCTCGTCACCGGTTCGTCGTCCAAGGGCGCCAGCGACCACCTGCACGCCGTGCTCGACGGCCTCGGCGCGCAGCTGCTCGTGGACGGCGTCGCCTGCAAGCCGGGGCACCCGCAGATCCTGGCCCGCTTCGGCCCGCGCTGGGTCGCCGGCCTGCCGGGCAATCCCTACGCCGCGCTGATCGGCTGGCTGACGGTGGCGCAGCCGCTCCTCGCCGCGATGCTGGGCCGGGCACCGTCGCCGGCGCGGGTGCTGCCGGTGACCGGCAACGTGCAGGCGCTGGACGAAGCGGTGCGGCTCGTCCCGGTGCGGTGCCACGGCGACGGCGCGACGGTGGTGGCGGGTGCCCGACCGGCGAGCCTGCTCGCCGCCGCCGGTGCCGACGCCATCGCGGTCATCGAGCCGCAGTGGAAGCCCGGCGGACCGGCCGAGCTGCTGCCGCTGGGCTGA
- a CDS encoding class I SAM-dependent methyltransferase has product MSASARWDEVLSCLTEAIGPGPRRVVIDGYQHADWFADRLSAALPPGGHEIAVADGTGPPEGGIVVWLRTPPPQHAPHGHHRRDAAIVVDLHDTGWPVIRHIDPALAHHDSWYLAETRAFFAARAAVWDIRFGDDHPAYARAVADLGVPAGGVVVDVGCGTGRALPALRGAAGPTGTVIGLDVTAEMLATARGQGRDRDAHLVLGDARRLPLRAGSVDAVFAAGLITHLPDAAAGLAELARVTAGGGRLALFHPSGRAALAARHGRALEPDEPLAEHRLRDALERTGWSLETYDDPPERFFALATRRSSRPAD; this is encoded by the coding sequence ATGAGCGCGAGCGCCCGCTGGGACGAGGTCCTCTCCTGCCTGACCGAGGCGATCGGGCCCGGCCCGAGACGTGTCGTCATCGACGGCTATCAGCACGCGGACTGGTTCGCCGACCGGCTCTCGGCCGCCCTGCCACCCGGTGGTCACGAGATCGCCGTCGCCGACGGGACGGGGCCTCCCGAGGGCGGCATCGTGGTCTGGCTGCGGACCCCGCCGCCGCAGCACGCGCCGCACGGGCACCACCGGCGCGACGCGGCGATCGTGGTGGACCTGCACGACACGGGGTGGCCCGTCATCCGCCACATCGATCCGGCGCTCGCCCACCACGACTCGTGGTACCTCGCCGAGACGAGGGCGTTCTTCGCCGCCCGGGCAGCGGTGTGGGACATCCGCTTCGGCGACGACCACCCCGCCTACGCACGGGCGGTGGCCGATCTCGGCGTACCGGCCGGGGGTGTGGTCGTCGACGTGGGGTGCGGGACCGGCCGCGCCCTGCCCGCGCTGCGCGGCGCCGCCGGACCGACCGGGACCGTCATCGGCCTGGACGTGACCGCGGAGATGCTCGCCACCGCACGCGGGCAGGGCCGCGACCGCGACGCGCACCTGGTCCTCGGCGACGCGCGGCGGCTGCCGCTGCGCGCCGGGAGCGTCGACGCGGTCTTCGCCGCCGGGCTCATCACCCACCTGCCCGACGCCGCGGCCGGGCTCGCCGAGCTGGCGAGGGTGACCGCCGGCGGTGGACGGCTGGCGCTGTTCCACCCGTCCGGCCGCGCCGCCCTGGCCGCACGGCACGGCCGGGCACTCGAACCGGACGAACCGCTCGCCGAGCACCGGCTGCGCGACGCGCTCGAGCGCACCGGGTGGTCGCTGGAGACCTACGACGACCCGCCGGAGCGGTTCTTCGCGCTCGCCACCCGCCGCTCCTCACGACCGGCCGACTGA